Genomic DNA from Macadamia integrifolia cultivar HAES 741 chromosome 6, SCU_Mint_v3, whole genome shotgun sequence:
TGAGAATGTTCTTTGGAAAGAGGATCTTGATTCTGATTTAattccaaatttatttatttatttttcaaagtGATTAGAATGGAAGCAATATAGAATAAGACATTTGAGACGAAATGTGAAACAATAAACTAGAGAGAAGCTAGGAGTGTAATCTTAGAATTGGAAAATATATAGAAAGAGTAAAAGTAACAGaggcaaaataaaaagaaggataAAATCTTGGTACTAAATTGTTTTTTGGAGTTTTACCTTATTTCTTCTTGGAATTCACGGAATATGAAGAAATATGGGGATCCCGTCAGTTCTAAGGCAAGTTGAAAAGTGTTgatggaatttattttttaacactttttttttttaatttataaataaattgtGTTAAAACCAATGAATGGAGTAAATtgaattttcatgtttttcatAGCCGTCCACTCTGTTTTCTCTTAACTTCCTGGAATCTCTGGACCCTTCTACTCAAAGGAGTGTGAGAGATCAATATGATTCTTGCAATTTTTTAGGCTTTTGAATTAgttaaatgatatttttgggaGTCAACAACTAATTTTAAGCTCTTATTGTCGAATATTTTTCAGGTTATGCAAGGGAGGAGAACTTTTGGATAGGATACTCTCAAGGTACTTTTGGTTGTGAAGGGTTGATATTAAACTTTTGTACTAAAAAACCACCACTTTCTAATGTGAAATAAAAACTCCATTAATATTTTCAGGGGTGGAAAATACTCAGAGGAAGATGCCAAGGTTATCATGATTCAGATTCTAAGTGTAGTTTCATTCTGTCATCTTCAAGGCGTGGTTCACCGTGACCTCAAGCCAGAGGTAACTGCCCATAGCTTGACTTTTAGCCTATCCAAATACAAACAAGATAGCcctttcccaactaaatggggtcggctacaagcTTATCCAAATAATGATTCGTATTTTCTTTATATCATAATATGTTTGTACTTGAGTTTCTTTCTTGGTGTGGCTTTTAATTGTGGATATAATTCAACCAAATGTGACCTAGACTGTTTACAGTGTAATAGAAGAAATCCTTGCAGCTTTATGCTTCTACAAAATTTTCTTTAGCTCCTGCTTATTTCTCTCCTACTTCATCGTTGTTACTCCACTTTAGATCTATTCTCTCAGTATATCCTGTACAACATAGTTTCTCCACCATTGTTCTTGAACTAATAGAAGCTTACTgaaatcaaatttattttgattggtaATGGAGATAATCTAATTAATGGAGGAGAGGGAGGCTTCAACAGAAATGATAGTGATACCTCTATGATAGAATAATAGGATCACTAAACAACATCAATCTTGTAAACCTCTTTAGCTAGAAGATAATGTCAACCTAGGGATTGAGAACTTCCCCATAGATGATAGCTTCTAAAAGTGCTTGATATTGGTATGATAGTCTCCCAACTCTTTTTCTCTTCCAGATGTCCAAGCTATTTGATGAAGGTGCACAACCTTTGACCGATCCAAACCCATTTGGGTATCCAATTTCGGTCTTTGGCTAGTGGGATCTTtgggaattttatttatttctatttgggACTAacatgcaatcttttattttgtttgcttAAGTAGGAGATGGCTATTAGAATATATTTTCtgaattaatttgagtttccaaattagactAGGCTTCCTTTTCATGTTGGGTTGCTTTTATTATATATACCATGTAACTGTGCAAGCAGAATTCATATTTGAAGAATGGAATAGTGAAGTGTTTGTGAGTGCCTGTGTGACCAAAAGTGAGTGTGTGATCTTCTTCCcaccctccttttcttcttgtgGAATTCCCCATCTCCCTTGCAACTCTGAGTCGGACCCCAGTTCTTCCCATCTCCTAACCAGCCCTCCaccaatttggtatcaaagccaaaggATCCCTCTTCTTTCCCCATcatcctctcttcttcccaaATATCTTTTCCCCGTACTATTCTGTCGAATGATACCAGCAGCCAAAggattccttttctttccctcccCACCCCACCTTTTTTCAACCCAACCCTCCCTTTGATTCCTCCCCAGCAAACCCCACCGACCCCCTTTTATCACCCCACAACTTCAATCGGTCCCCTCCCTTCGTCCTAAGATTCTGCCAGATACcataagaaaaagagaggagagaagagcaGAGGGAGCGAGAGGTatagaacaaagaaaaagaaggaaccTCATACCTGGTTCCAACGACTGCAATCATAAACACTGCCTTCGAGGTCCAGAAGACCACCATGAGTCGTCGAAGCTCCGAACGGTTCCACCGCTGGTTGTCAACTCCCAAGCGtccgccatttttttttttgttgttttcctcTAGGTCAACAAAGAAGACTACTCCAATTTGGAGAACTCCTCTGAGAAACTACCTTTGCTGGTTCCGTCTCCAACAAGGAGAGATTCTTCCTCTATGGGTATTAAACCCCACCCACCCCTTTTCTTGATTTCagtattctttatttttctcttttccctatTTACCCCCACCACTTTATTCTTATTCTCTTTTGTCCTATTTTTTGTTGGCTTCCAAATTTTTCCCTCCTCTCTTCATGTTACGATTGTGTTTTCTGATTaacctttcttttatttatttccatgtTTACAACCTTCTACCttcatctgttttattcttttgtgttttcAAGTTGAATTTTTATACTTACATTACTGCCACTCTCACAGGATTTTCAACTTATTACCATTCTGCCATCCTCTTTCAAACTTCTATTCACTTACTTTTTGTTACCATTCCTCCTTTTGTTTCAGCCTTCTATTATTCGATGGAAGTCAGTGTAGTGAAAGCCATTCTCCATCATGAGTTAGTTCTTCCCCATGATTTTCCAGACCTGAACGCAACCCCAAAACTTCATATTATGGATATTATTCGCGTTATAGATAAGGAGTAGTTCACCCCTGCTTGTGAGCTTTATTTTTACCATTCTACAAAATTTTTGgtcgagtttttctcaacactaGGGAAATCGATGCTGGTGCACAACCTTTGACCGATCCAAACCCATTTGGGTATTCAGACGGAGATGAATCTGGTCCAATTTAGGTGTTTGGCTAGTAGGATCTtgtaggatttttttcttttctattttgggattaacatgcaatcttttattttattagctTAAGTAGGGGATAGctattaggatttagtttcttaattaatttgagtttccaaattagagtaggtttccttttcatgttgggtttcttttatatttataCTATGTTACCGTGCAACTAGAATTCAGATTTTAAGAATGGAATAGTGAAGTGTTTGTGAGTACCTGTGTGGCCAAACTCAccccctctcccttttcttcttgtgTGATTCCCTCCCCTCCCTGCAACCCTTGGTCGCATCTCAGTTCTTCCCATCTCCTAAAGGGCCCTCCACCACTATTGGGTTACTTGAGTCAAATTCCACTAGAAGCTTCTTCTATTAGGGTCCGTATTGCGATTTTTATCCCTTGAAGAAGGTCCTTGATTCAAGACCCAAACTGTAAAGAATTGCTTGAGTTTATGTTGAATCCTGTGCATTAAGATGCATCATGGGAATTTTGCAGATTTATAGGGATTGAAATCTCCGGCAACATAGGTGGGTGTTTTGACTCCCATGTTATGGACTCAACTCTACTGCTCGATACTGAATTTATCCTTATCCACTTAGTACCTGTCAAATAATTGTGGTAGTTGAAAGTTTTTCAAATTGACAATTACTTTCTACTGGTGATcctaaaaaattacatatatcaTCCTCCTTCCATGAAAATAATTATGAAATTCTTTCTTGCAGTATTGGCCCTCTTATCATGATGTTTCTACTTATCTTTAACTTGGTACTATATTTTCTGCTTCagaattttctttttagtatGAAAGATGACGAGTCTCCACTGAAGGCCATTGATTTTGGATTGTCAGACTATGTAAAGCCAGGTTAGTTTTACTATATggaatttcttcttttctaatcCTGAATTTGAGTTATTGTCTGACTTCTTTGGCCTTGTGCAGATGAACGATTGAATGATATTGTAGGAAGTGCATATTATGTAGCTCCAGAAGTTCTACATAGATCATATGGCACTGAGGGAGACATGTGGAGTGTTGGTGTGATTGCTTATATTCTTTTATGTGGGAGCCGCCCCTTTTGGGCCAGAACAGAATCTGGCATCTTCCGAGCTGTCCTGAAAGCAGATCCCAGCTTTGAAGAAGCCCCCTGGCCTTCCTTGTCATCTGAAGCAAAAGATTTTGTTAAGAGATTGCTGAACAAGGATTATCGTAAGAGATTTACTGCTGCTCAGGCTCTGAGTAAGTTAATTTTACTACTCTAAGTAATCACTGAAAATTATTCTTGAGGTTCAGAAATTCTGAAGCATGCCGCCTGATTCTGCACTTAGGTCATCCATGGCTGTCCAATCATCAAGACGTAAAGATCCCTTTGGATATTTTCGTGTATAAGCTTGTGAAAGCTTATGTATGCTCATCATCTCTCCGGAAAGCAGCTTTGAGGGTATGTCACTCTGTTCATGGGCAATAATTGTCATATGTGGTTatagaaaggaaagaaatgaaaattgtGTCCAGAATATATAGCTTCCAACTGGTAATAAATTTTTAAAGATATCAtgaaagaaaatgttttcaaaatggaaaaatggtTTCACTGAGGCTGCATTAATTTGTTTGTGTgcctaagaattttttttgtggaGATTTCATCAGTACTGTTTGATATCATCTTAACAATAAGAGTGaacattttgatattttttttcctgtttccGTTAGTATGTGTATATGTAAGTATCTATCATTGTAATATGTAAGACATTCTAATGTGACAGAAACaggaaaaattattttatggcatttaagctgtgtttggttagatagaaaagaaaagaaaagtaaagaataGAAAACCGTAcatattttcttcaaaaatttccCGCCGTTTGGTTTACACTGCTGCAATGGAAGAttcaaatattaaaatttaaaaattgcCTTGATATCTGCAAAATTTTCTCTCACTGCCTCTATTCTTTTCTCGCTGTGGGGTCGACAAAATAGGAGTGCTGGAAGAGAGAGACAAGGTACTCATAAGTAGGCTCTACTTTAATTTCTTTGATGAAATCAACCCATCAATTGAAGTACTCAAGCACAACTCTTAAATGGCTGTTAAAAATGAAGATAGCACCAAAGCCCTGATtccctaaaattttatccacGATGGCTGCCCCTTAAATAGATGGAAAGTGAAGAATGTGCAGGAGGAGAATAAGAACAACTGGCATGAAAGAAGCCTCGTTTAGCAACACCAACTGAGCTGTTGAGAAGGTTCTTCAGCTCCCTGAGATGGCCAGAGTACCAGCCATGTCTGCTATTTCTTGGTTCTGGAAGGGTAGAGAAAGAAGAGTGGTGTATGAGAATGAAAAAAGCTATCTATGGGAACTTGCTCCATAACCTTAGTCTTGGAACCCTTTGGCAGATTTAAGATTTCAAGCATGGGTTTTGGGGCAGAAGGcatttttattggtaggtgggAGCTCTTTGCTGGAagtaagatttttattttttttgaggtAATTTCCATCTGGATTGTGTTCAAGGAGAAGAGCGGGTgacaaatgaaaagaaagaaagtatgaAATTTGGGTTTGGATTCAGTTGGGGCTTGGGTAACCCAAGACCCAACACAAACCCAAGACCCAACACAACtttgaatgaaaatttgagTTTCAGTTATTAAGatattctttccctttttttttttaccatttaaattTCATAGGAACTTATTATCCAAAATAACCTGATTAGCCTGCTGAAGCACCAATTTTGGTTGGGTTGAGCATCTCAATTTGATTGGTTATGGTTTGGCTTTTTAACTAAGGTTTGAGCTTATGGTAGACCTTAACTTCAACCTGCCCATGCTGGATCCAAATTTGCATAGTGTTTTTGCATGAGAAAGGGTGAATTGGCTACACATCTGGGTTCTGTGTTGTTTAAACAAATCTCTACTATTAGCTTCACATCTCAACCAAGATAAACCCCCCAAAGAATCTTCAGTTATATCTAcattctctccccccccccacccacccacccacctgcTTAAAATGACGATAGGATATTGAATTCTCTGAGGGTGGTTTTGAAATGATTCTTCTTTCCCACATTTAAGGGTATGTATACTTTGTGGTAACTTCGTGCAAAACATGCCAAAGTTTAGGACCAATCCTTATCCACCTCTCCTATGACAATAGTTAGTAAATTCATGTTTTGATACGCGGATTACGTGTCCTCAtatttttagattaaaaaaatgtattttttccatatatttccaaagtattaaaaaaaatacacacacTTTATATTATACCATATGCACACGCtttaattgtttaaaaaaaCGAGATGACCAAAAACCTTTCGGCCAACCCTTTTCTCGACCAAATACTAAAAACCCTTAGGCCTTTGTCCCTTGATTCCTTCGCCACTGCAAACTCTTCCATTCCTTCAAACCAAGCTCCCCTTTGCTGCAATTGATGGGTCACTAATCGCCAGAGTAAAAGTGTAAAACCAGATCCTCTAAGCCTCCCTTCATCCCCATGATTCTGTCATTGCAAAATGCAaatccttcttccctttcttcgcCTCTTGGAACTTGGTCACTTGGCTTCAATTGCCAGAGTAAAACcagttatctctctctctctctctctcacacacacacacacacacacacacacacacacacacacaaaaacacacacacacagtatATAGAGTCAATGGTCACTTTCTTGCATATAAAAGTTTATTCTGTGTGATATCGCCAGTGCTCCTTTCCCATTTAGTTCAGACTTCAGAGACACAAGCACCATTGGATGTGAACGAATGATGTCTTCTCTTCCTATGACTTAGGAATTATATGTTTTTGGATTTCATGGGTTGTGTGATGGATCATATATACCTTTTCTTGTTGTGTCTAATACTTTGTGTGATTtcatgggtttttttatttttttttatgaataaataaattcattaccaagaggagaaaTAATATACAAGGGGATAAAAATAAGAGgcaggggggggggagagaaaacCTAGAAGGAACAAGCCTGACAAGCCGGAAGGGTGGACAAAACTAAGCACAAAGGCAACAAACCAAAAAGGGACTAGGAGAACtaaggggagagggaggggggaaAGAATGGTAGAGGGGAGGCCTCAGGAtacaacaataagcctgttccttggggtattTCTGATAGGGGGGAATGCTGAGATGCAATTTTGGATGAGAtgtcaaaatagatggcatCCTTGTCAAACAAactagagttggaggtccatctacgaagagtCCTCTCGATCCAAATATGGTTTATGGTGGCGTAGAAGGCGAGCTTTCCAACAATGTCACACAATTATTGGTGGGATGATATGCCAGAcacatttttgttgttttatgatAATCTTATGGGATGCAAGGGATTAAGTAGTCAGCTATTATATTGTATTTATTTCAGTCGTGAGGCTTCGGGCTTTCTTTGATAAAGTCATAGTCTATATGTTATTATTCTGTTTATCAGGTGATGTACGCGACTATTGCATAGTGAATATATACCCATATTTTTGCTCCCGGATGTTTACAGAAAACCGTGTTACATACATATTAAACGCATACCGTATTATTTCTGTACCGCTCTTTTGtgttgacttaaaaaaaaaaaaaaaaaaaaaatgatgtctaGTCCATTTAATACCTGTACATATCCATACCCCCCCTTCTTTTGTACTTGAACTTACCAACTATTCTCAGCACCCTTGAATCAGGACTTGCACTGGGTTATGGATCTTATCTTTCTTATGTTTATAACAAAATAGTCTTCAAATTATCCTGGGGAGAATGTCATACTGAATGTAATTCAACTACTCTGACAGGCTCTTTCAAAGACATTGACAGTGGATCAGCTAACTTATCTTCGTGAACAATTCACAATGTTGGGGCCAAATAAAAGCGGATTCATCTCTATGCAGAACTTTAAGACAGTAAGTCTTACTTTTGGTCCATTTCTTTGTCttcttgtttctctgtttccCTAGATACGTCATTCTAATTGATGCTAGAATTGCCAGGCCCTGATGAAGAACTCCACTGATGCCATGAAGGATTCTCGGGTTATTGATTATATTACCATGGTAGTGATCCCAGGTTTCTCAGCTGTTTACCTTTTGCTTTGTAGCCGGTGGGTCACACCTAAATTGGTAAAAATCTTGAACATTTGACATTCATTTGCAGGTCAGTTCTCTTCAGTACAGAAAATTGGACTTTGAAGAATTTTGCGCTGCTGCAATAAGTGTGTATCAGCTGGAAGGACTTGACAGCTGGGAACAACATGCATCTTCTGCATATGAGCATTTTGAGAAGGATGGGAACAGACCAATCATGATTGAGGAACTTGCCTCGGTATGTTTTAATTTTGTGGTGCTTGAATGCAAGTGTGCATTTGTTTGTCTGCTGCTTTCGGGCACTGTGACTGAATTCAAAAGCATATAGGATAATTACTGTTCATACCATTATTTCGATGCTTTAAGATTGCAAACCAAGAAATATAGGATAATCAATTTTTGTATTTATGTGAGTTAGGAATAATCAATTTTATTGAACAGTCATatgaccggctatgatgtatagtGCAGAATGTTGAACAGGTAGCATCATGCAGATAAACTCAATGTAGCGGAGAtgtggatgttgagatggatgagttgCAAAACTAGGAAgcataaagtaaggaatgatcatattagagttggtttgagagtcgttTCAATATATGATAAGCTGTGAGAAAGTCgttttgaggtggcatggccatgttaaACGGAGGCATTCGGATGCTCTAGTACGGAGGAGTGGTTTGCTTCAGATTGAATGATCTAAAAAAGCTAGggacagac
This window encodes:
- the LOC122081701 gene encoding CDPK-related kinase 1-like, giving the protein MGLCHGRPIPQNDLDNPVIPEDAVPGTNSEPINSEPTKTSKFPFYSPSPLPSGFKNSPANSSVSSTPLRFFKRPFPPPSPAKHIKALLARRHGSVKPNEATIPEGSECEVGLDKNFEFSKQVSTKYELGEEVGRGHFGYTCSAKVKKGELKGQEVAVKVIPKAKMTTAIAIEDVRREVKILRALTGHKNLVQFYDAYEDDDNVYIVMELCKGGELLDRILSRGGKYSEEDAKVIMIQILSVVSFCHLQGVVHRDLKPENFLFSMKDDESPLKAIDFGLSDYVKPDERLNDIVGSAYYVAPEVLHRSYGTEGDMWSVGVIAYILLCGSRPFWARTESGIFRAVLKADPSFEEAPWPSLSSEAKDFVKRLLNKDYRKRFTAAQALSHPWLSNHQDVKIPLDIFVYKLVKAYVCSSSLRKAALRALSKTLTVDQLTYLREQFTMLGPNKSGFISMQNFKTALMKNSTDAMKDSRVIDYITMVSSLQYRKLDFEEFCAAAISVYQLEGLDSWEQHASSAYEHFEKDGNRPIMIEELASELGLSPSVPVHVVLQDWIRHSDGKLSFLGFVRLLHGLSSRALQKS